GGTTTTGGGAACATAGAAGAAGGTTCCTAAACTGGGGTTTTTgttactttttttttctttttctgttgcgtttcttttttctttttgtttttctttttgttcttagCTTTTTCGTTTtttgtttgaaaatttcaaatatttattgaaagtgtaaaaatatatttctcatcttaatttttcagaattttaaaaaatattcatgctagAAAAAATCTTGTTCAACATATTTTAAAACTTAAGAACGATTTATGAAACTTGGACATCTTTGGAAACTACAGCAAAATTCAAAACatgaatatttttgcaatttgcaaacaattttttaaaatcaGGAACATTTTTTTAACGCCAGGAGCTTTTTagaaatttataaaaaaattggaACAAAAGCAAtcgcaacatttttgaaaaaatcaagcacattttttgaatctatgaacaattTATGAAAATGACAATTTTTtcaaatttggaacattttttaaaaatcaagAACAATTTTGGAACatgaacttttattttaaaaagtaaccttgaaaataaaaaggaaaaaataagaaaaaaacagaaaatgacaaaaagaaaataaaacgggAACATTTTTAACTCGAAATAATGTAACTCTATAATTTCATAATTTGGCCCTTCGATGTGTATGATGTATTAATTTACTCTGTAATTTTGATATGTAATATTTGTTTAACATGTATGTTATTTACATAGCTTGTCCCTTTCAATATCTTTACTAGAAATGGTGCATCCAACCACCGGTCCTACATATGACCCGTCGAGCCCGTTGGACCATCTAATGAGCAACTGGACCGAATCTGAAGCTGAGAAAAGAGATAAATATGATCATGAAAGGCCAGTACTGGGCATCGGCGCGCCGGCGCAAACGAGCGCACCGTTAGATCTATCTATGCAGCAATTGTTTCCTCGATGCAACATATTTTGTTCAGATGCAGCAATTTttgtcaacggttgcaacaaaaatatagttgtagcaaaaaaaaatctacgtgatcgtagcaaaaaaacgaagctgatgatgcgtagtagcaaaacaaaataagggtcatagcaaaacaatccggtgaactcgggttacaactctgatgaacgtgtatgcaacttttttagtgaatagTTGCAGCAAAAAAATATACCGGTTGTAGCTAAaaaataacacggttgtagcaaaaaaatctaacgaactcgagttgcaacgAAACGTGGATGTAGATTTTTTTTAATGAACAAATCGtaacaaaaatagaaaacgcttgtagcaaattTTACAACTGTTGTAGCAAATCTGGACAAAAATTATTGCATACATTGGCAAGCCACAGCCCGCGGGTCACGCGCGACTGGCCGAAGCATTCGGTCGGCGCCCCATTACGAAACGTTTCCCAATATGAAAAGGGTAGTGGTCATGGCACAATAATGCACTTAACACGGTCGAAAACAAGAAAACAGGTCCACAACTTCAAGTTAAATAAGacgccaaaaacaaaaaaaaaacaggttCACAACTTCAACTTAAATAAGACAGCCAAAAAAAAGGTTCATATATTTTTTTTTCTCCCATGATAATACGTGTTTTATTCATGTCATAAAGGTCAAAGTACATGCCACGTCAAGGCCGACATGAAAAAACTATAAAGATAGCATAACATCTTTGAGCTTCGCACCGACGTTCATTGGCTGCCTCCCGCACCACCAAAACAACCATTGAACAAAAAAATGATGGATCACCTCCTCATCCAAACTCGACGCGTCTCCATCGCTGATATGCAGCTTTGCAGACCTTCTTGGTGACTCACTAAAAATGGATCCCTAGCCATTGAACGGACCAGACAGGGGCAACCCATCGGACACATCATCGAACTCCATATCTGACACCCCACCATGACTAAGACGTCGAAGAAAAAAAGCATACTTGTCATCCATGAACCACGAACACAACACGCGTTTCATCTTTTAGATGTCGATGCAAACTACAATATGCACCCACTCCTGAACTACCTTCCAAGCTATGCGCCGACGCAGGAGCAAACGCCATGGCAACAGCGAAGCCGGAGGAGACAGGTCCATTGCGAGGATGCCGCCGTCCCGACGCCATCAATTTTTGAACTGGCTTCCAAATCCATTTTCAACCATAGGACTGATGGTCTCGTCAAGAAAGGATCCAAAGAATCATTATTCAGCGACGCCATCGTCGTCGCCGAAGTCAAGATGAGAACAACCTAAAAACCTAGACTACAAAAGACTAAAAAGGATCCACATGCGTGGATCCAACGGCTCCCCTCACCACAGACGACCGATGTCGTCAACGGAGGGGAGCCGTCGTAGGACGGCAGTGAAAGATTGGCTTCTGTGGCGGCGTCTAGGGTTCCAGCCGTCTGGGACGGGAGCAAAATGATCTCGTTACCAGGGTAGAAATTAACACGTACGTGGGATGAATACGGCCTAGGCAAACAGGTCCACAACTTAAGCCAACGAATTAGTTGGATGCAATAGAAACACATTTTAAATAGGGTGTACCATTGCACATCTAAATGACTAAACAAAatatgaaagaaaaaaaaatatacgCATGAACCTCTACATAAGATCAATGATATAGGATTTAGATATGTAAATATTTATCTTACATCTAGATGTGTTTTAGCAAAACCGTTTCAAATACTAGCCAAAACCCACAACGACATAGTAATCTAAAAAAACTTAGAGGCCTATAAGATTGGCTTCTCCACTCCTCTGCTTACTCATCGAAAGAACGCACTGCCGGCTAGCAAGGCAAGGAACAAAGCGGCGGCGGCACAATTAACCACCCTATCCTGCCGCTTGTACACTTGCTCGCGTTCTAATCGTCTCTGCGCCGATGCTTCAAGGTGTTCCCGCATGCATCTGTCTCCAGTCAAGAGCTTCCTTCTTGGCTGCCCTTATAAGGTACGCCATGCCGTCTGTGCTGCCCGGGGTTGAGTGTACATGGATCCGTGTAGGACTTCCTGGCGGCGGCGGAGCTGCAGCTGAAAAGTCGAGCATCCCCCACCGCCGGCGCTCCGGACGAGGAAGCGCTGCTCCTCCTCGAGCGCTCGCGGAAAATATCTGGTGACGGAGGAGGACAGGAGGCGCGGAAGACGCTGACGGAGCACCGCGGCGGAGCGGATCGCCGACGCCATCTCTCTAGACGGCGATGGGGTGACTTTGTTTCCACCTTCCTCCTCTAGCTGGGAGGCGCAAGGCGAAGGTCGGAGGACTGGAAGTGGACTCCCCTCCTCGGATTCGTAACTGAGCCGGAATCAGACTACAGCCACCACCATCTATATGTACACGGGCGGCGTTCTCCCAGGGAACGAGACAGCTAGCTAATAAGCAGCGTCcatggcgacggcgaggaggcgcaAGGCGAAGGCCGCCAGGGCCGCGGCCGCGGAAGCCATGAAGAAAGACAGGAAGAACGCCTACGATGCCATGGTCACAGCGGATAAGGAGTCCCGGCAAGCCGAAGCGGAGGCCAAGGAGGCCACCACGACGGCCGCGGCCAAGGCCGAGGAGTCCATGCAAGCCGTCGGCATGGCCATGGCGAAAGCCGAAGAAGCCGCCGTCATAGCCAGCGTGAAGGCGGAGGAAGCCGAGAAGGCAAGAGAAGCCTACCGCGAGGTGTGTCGGCAGGTGGACGCAGCGGCGGAGTGGGCGCAGTGCGAGGAGGAGCTCTTCGCCGCCCGGTTCCGACGCTACTGGAACCAACTCGTCGCCCGCCCCGGCGTCACCTTCCATCAAACCAGTAAGATGTATATCTACGCTCAAGCTGCATACATATATTTGACCAGTTAATTGCTCGTACTAACTTGATACACAACATCTGATGAAATCCATGTAGCATCGATCCCCGCCATGCGGTACACGCACCCTGCTCCCCATGATAGGCCCAAGGCCATGGATACCTTGCAGATCACGTCGGTGAAGATCGCAGCGGTCGACGATTGCCTGCAATGGCCGCTGCAAGTGTATGGCATCATCGCGGCACGAGATGTCTTGGATCACAAGCGCAACATTCTTTTCCACCGCCGGAGGGGTGATTGCCAAATAATCACTCAAGAGGTTAGTACGCTACGTTTACGGACTCTTACAGGCCTATTACAGGATAAATTTGAGGTAGCAATCTGTGATTGGATAAAAGGGGGAGGGAGGGTCCCACCCACCGAAAATCAGGGGGGGCGCAAGTTTAGTTGGTCGAAAGGTCCGTAAAATCTCTGTAATGAGGCCGTAGATGTAGCATTTTTGTTTTAGCTAGGTCTGCTCTTTTTGGCGCCAAACCCAAAATTTTAAGGTTTTACTTCCTCTGTACAGAATATCACTTTTGCTCCTCACTTTTACTTCAGCACACCTCACGGAGTATTTATAGTTTTAGTAGGCTAAACTTAGCCTACTAAAACTACAAGTATTTCGGTATAGAGGGAGTACCAATCAGCAGCTTTTTTTTGCTCTGCGGTTGAAGATGTTCTTAATATTTACATGGACAATTGCCATTCCCATGCAGGATCCATACCTAGCATTGACGGGCCCTAGTCGCGCCATTGCCGTGTCGAGGGACCTTTCATACATCGAGGTCTCGCTCAAGGTGAAGGGCGCGAGTAGAACTAGATCCGAGGACGGAGATTTGAGCGATCTAGTCCTGAGTTACGGGACCGGATTATGTCTCGCAGGCATTTACCCTAGCAGGCTCAGCACACTTGAACTCGAATCCAGTCACATTAATCGCTCCGTGGAGGCCACGGTCCGCATCAAAATCACCCACGGGTCATGGCCGGATGGTCTCCGAGGCGCGTTCACTGCCGGCATGAGCAGCAACAATGGCCTGGAAGTGGAGCTGCTCAATACCAGAGACGGTAGAGCTTTGCCCGTCGACTCTGAAGGTGTGGTCAAGCTCCAGCGCCGCGTCATCTCCGTCTACATCGAGGGGATGCTCAAGGTTTCCGTGGTGGCATGTTCGGTTGATGAGGAACGGGGTTTCATCGAGAAAGCTGAGGCAGTTTTCGAAGCAAAGAGACAATGTGTAAGCGTCATGGAGATTAACTTTGGGTCTTGTAGTATGCAGATTACCGTCGCTTGGTCCTGTTTCCGCCATGAGTAGTCTATATACTCAAGTTAATCTTATTCCATGGGTATTTTGTAGTGGGCAATGTTGATATATGGGTGTGGCCAGGTCTCAGTCGACTGAAATTTAACCAAGTTTTTACTTGACACTAGTAAACATGTCCGTGCAACGCACGTCTTGATCAAAGCAGCCCATTAAATTTAATATGAGTATTGGATTCTGAATTCATATTCTAGAAATTTAAAAAATAATAGAATACTATAGCATGATGATCTATGCCTCTCGAAAGGTCATGTTTAATACAAACCCCATTACTCATCATTTTACTATGTTATGTGAGGTTCAATCAGACCAAAAAGAAATCAAACCCATTTAGAAATCACAAAACTATGGTAAAGATTTCAGGAAGTTCTCTTGGGTTAAGGTGAAAGAAAAATGTGGGAATGTGAAAGAACAGATCTAAAGTGGACAACATATTGAATTAATGTGAAGATAACAATCGGAATCTAACTTTCAGTTCTAAAAATTATAAAATGTGTAATCTGAAACATGTAAAGTATGCAATATAAAAAGTGTTAGTTCTATAGAGCGACGGAAATGGCAACGGCACCCACATCCTCGCCGGCTACGGCACGACTCTCATGTCCCCGTCTGTTGCGGATGCACTCGGTACCCGTGTCAGTGCATAGTGGAACTGAGACTTCCGCATCCTCAACGGCGGTACGAACCCGTGCTTCTCCCCATTATTAATAATCCTGTTTTCTGGACCAACCATTAGAAAAACATAATATCAATTAAACAAACGGTTCATTTTTATCCAAGTCTATTCAGAGTACAAGTACTTACCTCAGCCTTTTGAGGATGTCTATATCTGGTTGGGTTTGATGCATGGACTTCTAATCTCCTTGCCAATCTTCCTCTTTATGGTTAGTAGTCCTAATTTTCATGTCTCACTTTAAACTCTTCATACTGCGATTCTATCTTGTTTGAGGCCAAA
This region of Hordeum vulgare subsp. vulgare unplaced genomic scaffold, MorexV3_pseudomolecules_assembly, whole genome shotgun sequence genomic DNA includes:
- the LOC123418186 gene encoding uncharacterized protein LOC123418186, which encodes MATARRRKAKAARAAAAEAMKKDRKNAYDAMVTADKESRQAEAEAKEATTTAAAKAEESMQAVGMAMAKAEEAAVIASVKAEEAEKAREAYREVCRQVDAAAEWAQCEEELFAARFRRYWNQLVARPGVTFHQTTSIPAMRYTHPAPHDRPKAMDTLQITSVKIAAVDDCLQWPLQVYGIIAARDVLDHKRNILFHRRRGDCQIITQEDPYLALTGPSRAIAVSRDLSYIEVSLKVKGASRTRSEDGDLSDLVLSYGTGLCLAGIYPSRLSTLELESSHINRSVEATVRIKITHGSWPDGLRGAFTAGMSSNNGLEVELLNTRDGRALPVDSEGVVKLQRRVISVYIEGMLKVSVVACSVDEERGFIEKAEAVFEAKRQCVSVMEINFGSCSMQITVAWSCFRHE